One part of the Paramormyrops kingsleyae isolate MSU_618 chromosome 2, PKINGS_0.4, whole genome shotgun sequence genome encodes these proteins:
- the got1l1 gene encoding putative aspartate aminotransferase, cytoplasmic 2, producing MTTHSAFIDTPTLPLNPETKLLAAFKNDTHPDKVYLAGREYLGEDGQISVLPLTWKIKQQIGSDPTLGTEYPPGLGLPEFTRRVTDLALGKDSQAIVENRVLGVQTVGFMGAVRLGTELLRRWYNRSVAWSGPVYVALPCHDSLVDTLKAAGILDVRQYRYWNAEQRVVSMDKLTEDLEQAPEHSVVMLSASAHCPTGADLSQQDWSALAEVMASRKLLPFFLLPAQGLCLGDPDQDAWPLRHYASLGLEFLCAQSFSHSFSLYGERVGHLLLVLKQNSVLLAVQSQADSLVRSLWARPTVLGARVVATVLGNPAYLAEWRDAIRGLAERCLLIREQLLEKLRLLGTPGRWDHLTQQGGLYCCTGLNAEQVRFLARKRHLYLLPDGCVNVTAINRQNLEYVAESIYLALTSAL from the exons ATGACGACTCATTCTGCTTTTATTGACACTCCCACTCTTCCACTGAATCCTGAAACGAAATTACTGGCAGCTTTCAAAAATGACACACACCCTGATAAAGTGTACCTGGCGGGAAGGG AGTATCTGGGTGAGGATGGTCAGATCTCTGTGCTCCCTCTTACCTGGAAGATTAAGCAGCAGATAGGAAGTGATCCCACCCTGGGCACAGAGTACCCACCAGGTCTGGGCCTGCCGGAGTTCACCAGGAGAGTCACCGACCTGGCACTGGGAAAGGACAGCCAGGCTATTGTGGAAAACCGG GTGCTGGGTGTCCAGACCGTGGGATTCATGGGGGCAGTCCGGCTGGGGACAGAGCTTCTGAGACGCTGGTACAACAGGAGTGTGGCCTGGTCCGGCCCTGTGTATGTCGCTTTACCCTGTCATG ACTCACTGGTTGACACCCTCAAGGCTGCTGGGATCCTGGATGTCCGACAGTATCGATACTGGAATGCGGAGCAACGGGTCGTGTCCATGGACAAGCTCACGGAAGACCTGGAGCAGGCCCCGGAACATTCCGTGGTGATGCTGTCAGCCTCTGCACACTGTCCGACGGGAGCCGACCTCTCCCAGCAGGACTGGTCAGCCCTCGCTGAAGTTATGGCG AGCAGGAAGCTCCTCCCGTTCTTCCTCTTGCCAGCCCAGGGCCTCTGCCTAGGGGACCCAGATCAGGATGCTTGGCCCCTACGCCACTACGCTTCCTTGGGCCTGGAGTTCCTCTGTGCCCAGTCCTTCTCCCACAGCTTCAGCCTCTACG GGGAGCGGGTTGGACATCTCCTGCTCGTGCTGAAGCAGAACTCTGTGCTTCTGGCGGTCCAGTCGCAGGCGGATAGCCTGGTGCGCTCTCTGTGGGCCCGGCCCACTGTTTTGGGTGCCCGTGTGGTTGCCACGGTGCTGGGTAACCCTGCCTACCTCGCCGAGTG GCGTGACGCCATAAGAGGTTTAGCCGAACGCTGCCTGCTGATTAGGGAGCAGCTTCTGGAGAAGCTGAGGCTCCTGGGAACGCCTGGACGCTGGGATCACCTGACACAGCAGGGTGGACTGTATTGTTGCACAGGCCTAAATG CTGAACAAGTAAGGTTCCTGGCCAGGAAGAGGCACCTATACTTGCTGCCAGATGGGTGTGTGAACGTGACGGCCATTAACCGCCAGAACCTGGAATATGTAGCAGAATCCATCTACTTAGCTTTGACCTCTGCCCTCTGA